A window of the Helianthus annuus cultivar XRQ/B chromosome 4, HanXRQr2.0-SUNRISE, whole genome shotgun sequence genome harbors these coding sequences:
- the LOC110924938 gene encoding pollen-specific leucine-rich repeat extensin-like protein 2, translated as MRKLDVDPKAKPKGQQKQKPESAKDTSAKSSEKSDVGKKKGIDETLNIQTDEEILAKQKRKETADSKAKVWKKEQEDKMKIENIGTSNRRKSFRNNRPPIPTYPKTSAASKKPLTTAATKPKPKPKPSPQKQPQKKQKTASPPPSSTKPIDVDATKASADVRPSVVETPMVSTAVSQTTASIHFVTPTPQRFPSQLSFSPKPPSPSKTPPPPKFAYARKRKFVMLDDNKEIPSPIPLSSAPTQIIPPSSSPQTNPLNHPPTGYMLRVIPLATQYPLELLAVQSEMESFYKIEDLSKKTFPSLFGFRKPQNLDEYLKLKAKQAEVIVKEESKGLGDRGYQGLLQHGLSKVKKLEDFAKDLSKSMSELPPNTGLQEELRVDYLDHIMKYKPYKVNRVQFRDWSVDALKEEIDRIAKMNNDPQIKKIAPNWKKSKQDD; from the coding sequence ATGAGAAAGCTGGATGTTGATCCTAAAGCAAAACCAAAAGGTCAGCAAAAACAAAAGCCAGAGTCTGCCAAAGATACTTCTGCAAAATCTTCTGAAAAATCTGATGTTggaaagaaaaagggaattgatgagaCCCTTAATATTCAAACAGATGAAGAGATTTTGGCAAAGCAGAAGAGAAAAGAAACAGCAGATAGCAAGGCAAAGGTTTGGAAGAAAGAACAGGAGGATAAGATGAAAATAGAAAATATTGGTACTTCTAATAGAAGAAAATCTTTTAGAAACAACAGACCACCAATTCCCACATATCCTAAAACATCTGCTGCTTCTAAAAAGCCTCTAACTACTGCTGCaaccaaacccaaacccaaacccaaaccctcACCTCAAAAACAACCACAAAAGAAGCAGAAAACAGCTTCTCCACCACCATCTTCCACAAAACCAATAGATGTTGATGCCACAAAAGCATCAGCAGATGTTAGGCCATCAGTTGTTGAGACACCAAtggtttcaacagctgttagccAAACCACGGCCTCCATTCATTTTGTCACACCAACACCCCAAAGATTCCCTTCACAATTATCTTTCTCACCTAAACCACCTTCTCCATCAAAAACTCCTCCACCTCCCAAATTTGCCTATGCACGCAAAAGAAAATTCGTTATGCTAGATGATAATAAGGAGATTCCATCACCAATTCCCTTATCATCTGCTCCCACTCAAATCATTCCGCCCTCATCATCTCCACAAACAAACCCACTTAATCATCCACCCACTGGTTACATGCTACGTGTCATCCCTTTGGCAACTCAATATCCTCTGGAACTGCTTGCAGTCCAATCTGAAATGGAATCATTTTATAAAATAGAGGATCTATCCAAAAAAACCTTCCCATCTTTATTTGGCTTCAGAAAACCTCAGAATCTGGATGAATATTTAAAGTTGAAAGCTAAGCAAGCAGAGGTTATAGTCAAAGAAGAGAGTAAAGGGTTAGGGGACAGGGGATACCAAGGTCTACTACAACATGGGCTTAGCAAAGTCAAAAAACTTGAAGACTTTGCTAAAGACCTCAGTAAATCCATGTCAGAGTTACCACCAAATACTGGACTTCAAGAGGAATTAAGGGTTGACTATTTAGACCACATCATGAAGTACAAGCCCTACAAAGTTAACAGAGTCCAATTCAGAGATTGGTCTGTAGATGCTCTCAAAGAAGAAATTGATAGAATTGCAAAGATGAACAATGATCCTCAGATCAAGAAAATTGCACCAAATTGGAAGAAATCCAAGCAGGATGATTAA
- the LOC110924940 gene encoding circumsporozoite protein-like — MSPHHQLSRPFPPSPPHVMPSSDPYHPSHHSGITRDDLLLSIQLQVEILCRRIYDLEKESDARQPPPPDYPPPVTPPPPSSPPLASPPPPASPPQPAHIPAEGLAARVLKLEQQVQILGDDAEYGMPWDDLKERMREKCCSYEEAIIEITEKVETHAELSGDKKRKHSTLKQAIRNNNNNSNNNKKRDTNPPKEAKTFAAANDTGVKRYQGTLPKCDKCKYHHVGACRIARCDKCGKLGHRTEDCWGKGNGGGNGNGNGNRNGNGAGNGNAAGNGNGNGNGNGAGN, encoded by the exons ATGAGCCCACACCATCAACTATCCCGACCatttccaccatcaccaccgcaTGTGATGCCATCATCCGACCCATACCATCCCTCACATCATTCTGGTATAACCCGAGACGATCTCCTTTTATCTATCCAGCTCCAGGTTGAGATCCTGTGCCGAAGGATCTACGACCTTGAGAAGGAGTCTGACGCTAGACAGCCACCCCCACCAGACTACCCACCGCCAgtcacaccaccaccaccatcttcaccaCCACTAGCATCTCCACCACCACCAGCATCACCACCACAACCTGCCCACATACCAGCCGAAGGCTTAGCTGCTCGAGTCCTGAAACTTGAGCAGCAG GTCCAGATTTTAGGTGATGACGCGGAATATGGTATGCCGTGGGATGATTTGAAGGAAAGAATGAGGGAAAA atgttgttcgtatgaagaAGCTATCATTGAAATCACCGAGAAAGTTGAAACACATGCTGAGTTGTCCGGTGATAAGAAAAGAAAACATTCAACTCTAAAGCAAGCAatccgcaacaacaacaacaactccaaCAATAACAAGAAACGTGACACTAACCCGCCTAAGGAGGCGAAAACATTTGCGGCTGCAAATGATACGGGAGTTAAGAGGTACCagggcactctgcccaaatgTGACAAGTGTAAGTATCATCATGTGGGAGCTTGTCGAATTGCGAGGTGCGATAAATGTGGGAAATTGGGTCACCGTACTGAGGACTGTTGGGGAAAAGGAAATGGAGGTGGTaatgggaatggtaatggaaacagAAATGGTAATGGTGCTGGAAATGGGAACGCTGCTGGAAATGGGAACGGTAATGGTAATGGCAACGGTGCTGGTAATTGA